The window GAGCAGTAGTAGCCTTTAAACACGGAAGTCTAAGCTCAGATATGATATCAGAATTTTTAGAAATCTTACAGGACTGCCAAGTTGTTCTTTCCGGAGATGAATTTCTGTTATGTAAAAATTACAATAAACATGGGAATGAAGCCATAAATTGTGGCTAAAAGAAGTGGATTGAAAATAGGACAATCAAAAATTGATTGATTCCTAGATGAGACATTTAAGTATCTTACATCTATTTGAGTGTTCTTGGAGTGTGATCTGCCATGGTAACTTTCTATGACTTTTATTATATACAAGTAAGATACATGAATCATTGAGAAATTAGAAAAGATAGTTTAACCAAAGAAGAGTAATCACCTGTAATCTTGTCATACAGAGATTAATTTGGGGATATATATGATTCCAGGATTTTTCTAGGCTTGCATGTATTAGTGCATTGGGTTTCTCTTTTACCCAAGATAAAAACTTTTATAATATAACCACATTACAAAGGAATTGAGCAAATTCACTCATCCACTTACTTAACATTACTGGTAGCATCTTgacgttttaaaatttttttttaagaaacatattAGGATTgtaaacagaaaaatacatttgGTAAGGAATATTTGAAGACCCTAGGGTAAGTTGTCAGAAAACATGAACAAAACTTTATAGAATAGGAAATCAATTagcagggctggggggtgggggaagttcCCTCTTTTTAGTAGTTAGAAATCTAGTTAAAATGAGATAATTATTTTTGCTTATTAGCAAAAATTGTTTTAAACGATTATACACACTTCTTAGAAAATTAGTTGAATTTATACTTTGTATTGTAAAGTGCAAACTTCTATAAAGCCACTAATACTTATCAAGGGCCAGAAGATTTATCTTACCTATTACCCATGCACTTCTGGAAATGTATCCTAAGGAGATAACCTAAAGCACAGAAAACATCACAGCCTCACTTAGAACGATGAACACGTCAAAGCTAAATGTCTTACAGTAAGTGAGCAGTTACATTATGGTAAATCACACAGGAGTTAAACTGCTGGTAATAAAGTGACATAGAATGTGGGAACAAGCTTACCATGAGGGAAAAAGCAGGGTAGAAGTTGTATGTATACTATAATCATGtataaaacatatttgaaaaaagtCCAGGAGGAAGTACTCTAAAGTGATAGTTGTAAATGTGATTAGCTCTGGATGGATTCATAGAGTAATGGGATCATCTTCCTGTTATCCagacttttttaaagttttaaaggaTGAGCCAGATCCCAGATGGTATCATCACAATATGAATAAAGCAAACCGAATAACTGGATAACCCAACAGGGATGGGTGGGGCCTCTGTGATAAAACTGCAACATGTTCCAGTATCCACATGCCCATTTTAGGCATTTTAGTTTCATTTCACTAATAAACACAAAACATGGAAATGTTGTCAGAGGTGCAAGTGTAAGATTCTCAATGAAACACCTCCGTGGGACTTGACTGTAAACTACAgacattctggggacttccctggccatccaggggtgttaagactccaagcttccactgcagggggtgcgggttcgatccctggttgggcaactaagatcctgcatgccacaagctgaggccaaaaaaaaaaaaccaaaacaactacAGACACTCTGGGCAGCATGCCTGCAGCTGCCTTTGCCCTCTGGCCCTCAGTCCTCACATGGTATCCCTCCAGGTGAGGTCATGGGCATTGGGCGTTCTTTTGAGGAAGCTTTCCAGAAGGCTCTGCGCATGGTGGATGAGAACTGCGTGGGCTTTGATCACACAGTCAAGCCTGTCAGTGATGTGGTAAGTGGCTCCCCTTCCCCTGGCAGTACCCTCAGAATGGACCCTGCTTCTCTGTTCCCAGCCCCTGAGCTTGTTACCAGTAATACTGGCACAAGTCACTTGTGGACCTTTGCTGTGTTTTCACTTTGCTGAGAATTCGGTGacttcatttctcatttttcattattatgagGACGTATCACTAGATTtgtttctacagatgaggaaacggaggcttagCTTGTCTCCCCTCTCCCCGTTAGGAGTTGGAGACTCCAACAGACAAGCGCATCTTTGTGGTGGCAGCTGCCCTGTGGGCTGGCTACTCGGTGGATCGCCTGTATGAACTTACTCGCATCGACCGCTGGTTTTTGCACCGAATGAAGCGGATCGTAGCACACACCCAGCTGCTAGAGCAACATCGTGGACAGTCTTTGCCCCTACACCTGCTGCAGCAGGCCAAGCGCCTCGGTTTCTCAGACAAGCAGATTGCCCTTGCAGTTCTCAGGTCAGGGATGGCGGGGAGGGCCTCTGGCTGAGAAGTGTCGGGCAGAGAACCTTTGTACCAGTGAGGGGCCCTCAGAGGGGGGGAGGGTGTGGGGAGCTTGGAGGCCTCTGACCTTCATCCCTGGGAGTTTTCCTCTCTGATCCCTACCTGGGATCTCCGCCCTCTACTTGGTCCATACCCCACTCCCAGGGCCTATGTTTCTGACCCTTCTTCTTTAGCACAGAGCTGGCTGTTCGCAAGCTGCGTCAGGAACTGGGGATCTGCCCAGCGGTGAAGCAGATTGATACAGTTGCAGCTGAATGGCCAGCCCAGACAAATTACTTGTACCTGACATACTGGGGCACCACCCATGACCTCAGCTTTCGAACGCCTCATGTCCTGGTCCTGGGCTCTGGCGTCTACCGTATCGGCTCCAGCGTCGAGTTTGACTGGTGTGCTGTGGGCTGCATCCAGCAGCTCCGAAAGGTCCAAGAGCTAGTCTTTCATACGGTTTTCTCTGCTGTTCTAATCAGCTTTGGCAGCTGCCTTCCACCCACACTCAATCCTGGCACTTTCTAGTCATTGCTGCACCTTACATCTATCGCAGGGCTTTGGGTTGGGGGGGTCCCCTTAAGCCATCCTGTGCCTCACATGTGGTTCCTCTCCAGAACTCTGTACCTGCTTTTCCGATACCTTCATTGCTGGTCTTGCTTCCCTCCCAAGGCAGCCGTCCTGTACAGCAATTTCAGAGACAGCTGAGGCGGTCCTCTCTGAAGCGCTGCTTTGGCTTTACTTTCTCGGTGCTCTTCTTCCCATCTAATTGCTGACTGTCCTTCCCCTCGCTGTCGCAGATGGGGTATAAAACCATCATGGTGAACTACAACCCAGAAACAGTCAGCACCGACTATGACATGTGTGACCGACTCTACTTCGATGAGATCTCTTTCGAGGTGAGACGGATGAAGGCTGCCTGTTAGCCTGGGAGGCCAGTCAAGTAGGAGCGGCTGACGGACCTAAGACTCTTTGGAACTTGTGGGGTTTGTGGGGTTTGAGGGTGAAGGATGAAGAGCGGCGAGCAAGAAGGCTCAGGCCCCTGACCTGTCTGCTACCGCCACCTGTTTCTCCTTCTGCACCGTAGGTGGTGATGGACATCTATGAGCTAGAGAATCCTGAAGGCGTGATCCTGTCCATGGGTGGGCAGCTGCCCAACAACATGGCCATGGCTTTGCATCGGCAACAGTGCCGGGTGCTGGGCACGTCCCCTGAAGCCATCGACTCAGCTGAGAACCGTTTTAAGTTCTCCCGGCTCCTGGACACCATCGGTATCAGCCAGCCTCAGTGGAGGGAGCTCAGCGACCTGGAGGTGGGCCGGGGCCTGCGgggggctggaggctggaggaTGTCACAGGCGAGTGTGAGCAACCCAGCTAAGCTCCCTTTGCCCTTAGTCTGCTCGCCAGTTCTGCCAGACCGTGGGGTACCCCTGTGTCGTGCGCCCCTCCTATGTGCTAagtggtgctgctatgaacgtggcTTACACCGATGGGGACCTGGAGCGCTTCCTGAGCAGTGCGGCGGCTGTCTCCAAGGAGCACCCTGTGGTCATCTCCAAGTTCATCCAGGAGGCCAAGGTGGGAGGCTGCGGACAAGTCTCTGCAGGCAGGCTGCCAGCCTCGGAGGCAACTCCCCTCTCTGGTCCTACAGAAGTTTGTAGGCACAGGGGGCTGGATAGGATGGGTTGTGCCAGGGCTCTTAAAGGAAGGGAAGCTTCCTGCAGGGGCAAGCGGGAGAAGAAAATGGACCTTGCTCTACATCACATTGCCCTGCACgccgcccgccccccccccactagGAGATTGATGTGGACGCTGTGGCCTGTGATGGTGTGGTGGCAGCCATCGCCATCTCCGAGCACGTGGAGAACGCAGGTGTGCATTCAGGTGATGCCACGCTGGTGACCCCGCCGCAGGACATCACTGCCAAAACCCTGGAGCGGATCAAAGCCATCGTGCACGCCGTGGGCCAGGAGCTGCAGGTCACAGGACCCTTCAATCTGCAGCTCATTGCCAAGGTAGTAAGAGGGGGCTAAAGGCAGGGACCAGGGGTCCGTGGTGCCTCCTTGTTCTGTGCCGGCCCTGGTGCCAGGGAGCCCTCATTGGAGGAGGAAAGCTGGAGGGGCAGGGTCACAGCTCGAGCCCACAGTATTGTCAGGGTTTGTAACAGTCACCCTGCCCCCTGTCCCGGGTTGATGACCCACAGAATGATGAGTGAGGGGAAGAGCCAGGGTCACTGGGATGGTGTCACAAGCCCACCTGTGGAAGGCCCAACCAATCCGTCTCTGCCCAGGACGACCAGCTGAAAGTCATTGAATGCAACGTGCGTGTCTCCCGCTCCTTCCCCTTCGTCTCCAAGACACTGGGTGTGGACCTAGTAGCCTTGGCCACACGGGTCATCATGGGGGAAGAAGTGGATCCTGTGGGGCTCATGACTGGCTCTGGAGTCGTGGGGGTAAAGGTAAGGAGGATTGAACCCTGAGGTTAGCAGTCAGTGGGGAGGCAAATAGCGGAGGGAGTTCATCTCCTGCACAAGCTGTATGTCAGTCGACGTATAAACCAAGCACCTCCTGTGGGCAGCGCCTTCCTGGGCTGTCAGGGCAATAAGATGGTCTTTGTCCCTTAGGAGCTTCCGCTCTAGTGATGGGAGGCAAGAGCAGTTGGGTCCAAAAACAGCTTGTGTCTAGAACAGTGTGTGATAAACCTGCATAgtagagataaaaacaaaatgctAAAGGAGGTGCGACTTCCAGAGAGGGTGGTGACCCTCAAGAAGGCCCAAGAAAAGAAGTGGTATTTGGAATGAGCCTTGGAGGACGGTCAGGTTGTGAGATTTGAGATTGGCCAAGCTTGTTGAGGAAATGTTCCAAGGCCAGGGAGTAGCCTCGTGGAGCCTGAGAATGTTTGGGAAGCAGCCGATGATTGGTGGGTTCACGTGGAGCCACACAGGAAGGCTCACCCCGCCGTCTGGAGGAGGCCAAGGGAGGGGATTGAGGCCCCGCCCACCCGGTGCAGGATGTGGGCCCCTCCCGCCTGGGCCTCACTCGCCTCCTGCTCTCTCAGGTGCCCCAGTTCTCGTTCTCCCGCCTGGCGGGTGCTGACGTGGTGCTGGGTGTGGAGATGACCAGTACCGGGGAAGTGGCTGGCTTTGGGGAGAGCCGCTGTGAGGCCTACCTCAAGGCCATGCTAAGCACTGGCTTTAAGATCCCCAAGAAGAACATCTTGCTGACCATTGGCAGCTATAAGGTACAGAATCCGGGGGGTGCCTGAAGATGGGGGGACAGATGGCCTTGGCTCCCTGGGCCAGGGCTGACCTTGAAGTGGAAGACGGGAGAAACACAGCCTCATCCTCCTTCTTGGTTCAGAACAAAAGTGAGCTGCTCCCAACGGTGCGACTGCTGGAGAGCCTGGGCTACAGCCTCTACGCCAGCCTGGGCACTGCTGACTTCTATACAGAGCACGGCGTCAAGGTATGGGCTGCTCCCGCCCCACCCCACGCTGCCCGCTCTCCAAGGGTGTGAGAGCACCCAGGAATTCTCTCCCTGTTCCCCTGCTTTTCTTGTCATTGTACAAATTATATATTCCATGTAGAGCAGTAGAACCTacagagaagcaaagagaaaaaaagaattccctcCTGACCTCCCCACCGTTGTTAACATTTTGGCATGTTTCCTACCAGAATTTTATCTTTCTGTGTGATGTGTGTGCTCATACCGCAGAGTCCTTGGTAACCATAGTGTAGATACCTTTCTTGTCAAGAAAAATGCTTTGCCTGTAGCAAAGAGAGGTAGCCTGGTCCCCATCCTCCTCATGGGCTCCTGGGCCACCTCTCCTCCCTTCAGGTTGGCCTTCCTGGCCCCTGCCAGGCTCAGGTTGGCCCCCACCTTGTCTCTGGGCCACAGGTAACGGCTGTGGACTGGCACTTTGAAGAAGCAGTGAATGGAGAGAGTCCACCACAGCGAAGTATCCTGGAGCAGCTCGCTGAGAAAAACTTCGAGCTAGTGATTAACCTGTCCATGCGCGGGGCCGGGGGCCGGCGTCTCTCTTCCTTCGTCACCAAGGGCTACCGCACCCGGCGCCTGGCCGCTGACTTCTCCGTGCCCCTCATCATTGATATCAAGTGCACCAAACTGTTTGTGGAGGTAACTGACACCTGGGTGCTGGGAAGGGGGCAGCCAGTGTCagtgggggaagaggaagaagtgaGCGTGCCCTGGGGCTGGGAAATCTCAGTATGAAACAGCCATGCTAATCAAGCTTTGTGGCTGCAGAGAGAGAAGGTGGGTATAAAGAGGCAGAAGCCTGGTTTATGGGAAAACCCAATCCCTATCTGCACCTCCCAGGCTGCCCTTAAGTCAAAGCTGACCGTGGTTTCCACCTTGCAGGCCCTAGGACAGATGGGGCCAGCTCCTCCTTTGAAGGTGCATGTTGACTGCATGACCTCCCAGAAGCTCGTGCGGCTACCTGGTAAGTGCATCTCTTGAGAGAACCTGGCTTCTGGACACTGGTAGAAGCTGGCATGGACCCTGGGTGCAGCAAAGGATGGCCGTGGGGCCCACTCTGCCCTGGAGTGTACAGAGTGGGGAGGGCCCAGAATCTTCCTCACTCTAAGCTCCTTTATTCCTCTATCCACGATGCCCTTGACGAACCTCACCACCTCTCACTTGTATCAGTCGCTGCCTATTTTCCTGCCACCCCAGTTCACCTCCTCGATGCCCTTCGTGTCTCGGAATCTTCCTCTAATCTGCCGCCTCCGTGTTCTCCCAGGATTGATTGACATCCACGTGCACCTGCGGGAACCAGGGGGGACACACAAGGAGGACTTTGCTTCAGGCACAGCGGCTGCCCTGGCCGGGGGCATCACCATGGTGTGTGCCATGCCTAATACCCGGCCCCCCATCATCGATGCCCCTGCTCTGGCCCTGGCACAGAAGGTGAGCCCTTGTTCTCCTGCTTCCTGGTGACCCACATGCCCCCACcaacctcccccacctccctgaaccctgctccctctgcccctccccaggggCCCAGGCCACGCATGGGTGCCAAGCTGGCACCGTTGCTGAGGGGCCTAATCTCAAATGTACCCTCTCCAGCTGGCAGAGGCCGCCGCCCGCTGTGACTATGCCTTATTCCTCGGAGCTTCGTCGGAAAACGCAGGGACCCTGGGTGCTGTGGCTGGGTCTGCTGCAGGGCTGAAGCTCTACCTCAACGAGACCTTCTCTGAGCTGCGGCTGGACAGTGTGGCCCAGTGGATGGAGGTAGGGgtgggcaggtgggaggaggcAGCCAACCAGTACCTCCCGGCTCGAGGGCCCCGCACAGTGGGCTGGCAGCAGTGAGTCAGGAGCTCCGTgagggcttgggctctgcacgGTTCCAGAATGTTCTTCCTGCCCCCAGCACTTCGAGACATGGCCGTCCCACCTCCCCATTGTGGCCCACGCAGAGCGGCAGAGTGTCGCCGCTGTCCTCATGGTGGCCCAGCTGACCCAGCGCTCGGTACACATCTGTCACGTGGCGCGGAAGGAAGAGGTGAGAGCCCAGCAGGGGTGCCCCTGTTGCTTTCCCAGTAACTTCAGGTGATCAGGGTAGTCCTtggggggcaggagaggggcaGGGCATGAGCAGGGGAGCCCGGAGCCCGTACCCAGCACATCTGCCCCATGACTTTCCGAGAGGGAGGTGGGCTGCAGGGACTTTGCAGGGTGGGGCTTGGAGGGAGGCCTCCTCGAGGTCTCCCTGCTCTCCCCCAGATCCTGCTGATTAAAGCTGCAAAGGCACGGGGGCTGCCAGTGACCTGTGAGGTGGCGCCCCACCATCTGTTCCTGAGCCGCGATGACCTGGAGCATCTGGGGCCCGGGAAGGGGGAGGTTCGGCCTGAGCTTGGCTCCCGGCAGGACGTGGAAGCCCTATGGGAGAACATGGCCGTCATCGACTGCTTTGCCTCCGACCATGGTGAGAGGGCCCAGGCCGAACCCCCTCTGCCCAGGCGGGCTCGTGCCCCATCCTCACGGGCAAGGACCTTGGGCTCCATGAAGATTGGGCCTTGATCTGGGTAGGATCCCAGCCTCTAATACAGTTCCTGGTCTGTcataggtgcttgataaatatttactgaaagaaCGAATGAGCAAATGAGTAAACTGTAAATGAGAGAATGTGGGTGAAAGGTGTGTGCCCCCAAAGATGACAGCCGTCCCAGTTTCCCTACCTTCTGATTCCCAGAAAAAATTAGCATTGGGGTTGGTAGTGAGGCACCATCCTGGTGGCATGCGTGACCTCTCGTGTGTGGAGGCGATTGGTTCCGAGGGTCATGCTCTCTTCTCCCAGCCCCCCATGCCGTGGAGGAGAAGTGTGGGCCCCAGCCACCCCCCGGCTTCCCGGGGCTGGAGACCATGTTGCCCCTACTGCTGACGGCAGTGAGCGAGGGCCGGCTCAGCCTGGATGACCTGCTGCAGCGACTGCACCACAACCCTCGGCGCATCTTCCACCTGCCCCCCCAGGAGGACACCTATGTGGAGGTGCGGGGTTGagggccgggggccgggggctCCCCAGCCCTGGGAGCTGTTCCACGCTGCAGCCCGTGCCCGGCATAACCCGTGACTCTGGCAGGTGGATCTGGAGCATGAATGGACGGTCCCCAACCACATGCCCTTCTCCAAGGCCCACTGGACACCCTTTGAGGGGCAGAAGGTGAAGGGCACCGTCCGCCGTGTGGTCCTGCGAGGAGAGGTTGCCTACATTGACGGGCAGGTATGTGTGTGGCCCGGGCCCGGGCCGGTCGTGACCCGCTCGTGCtattctcctcccaccccagcacaTCTCTGTGGTCCCACTACCCGTCCAACTGCCCTGGGTGCGGGTGGGTGCAGGTCCCCggggcatttttttcttctcgCTGGCTTCCACCCCGTTAGGACCCCAGTCTGGCTCACTTGCCCACCCCTGCCTTCTGTCCGCAGGTGCTGGTGCCGCCGGGCTACGGACAGGATGTACGCAAGTGGCCGCAGGGGGCGGTTCCCCAGCTCACGCCCTCGGCCCCCGCTGCCAGTGAGCTAAACACGGTACGCGCACTGCTTcgggctggggggcggggttgggggtACAGTCAGGGGCGGGGCTGACAGCATAAGCATCTTCATTGGTGGTTCGGGGCGGTGAAACATTCATCACTTAACACTTAATATCCTCACCACCTGCTCCCTCTACTGCAAAACAGAATTAGCTCTCAGTTTAGGAGTGTTCCCACAGGAAACACAAACCCATTATTAACCCAAGCAGAGAGACATCTCAGAGAGGCCAGTGGGCCCACGCCTGTTGAGGGCAGCCCAGTGGGAGGCGGGACTGAGGGGACGTGATGGAGGTAGAATCCTAGCGGACAGGGAGCAGTTTGGCTTTTCTTGAGAGATTGAATTTGAGGGTCAGGTCAGTACCCAGTGTTGTCTCTCCAGACCCCAGAGAGGCCCCGCCGGGGCATCCCAGCGCTTCCCGATGGCCGCTTCCACCTGCCGCCCCGAATCCACCGAGCCTCTGACCCAGGTTTGCCAGGTAAGAGGAAGGTCCTATGACGTGGAGGGTGGGGCCACCTGGACTTAGAGACGTGTCGGGATGGGCTCCTCTCCCCCGCAGTGTCCCAGGTGGGCTGAGGTTGGGGGCTTGGTGGCCTTGGAACTGTCCCAGCGCCCCCCAGCACCTCACCTCTGTCCACTTACCTTGTCCTTCCTGCTGCCCTCATCTGACCTGCTGTGCCCCCCTTTGCCTAAATCATAAATCAGCCCGCCCAGCATAAGGGAGGCATCCCACAGCTTCTTCTCACAGGCCCTTTTTTGTTGTGGGCAGCTGTGTTCCTCCGCCTGGGAGCTGGGATCCCATGGGGCAGCAGAGCGTGGGGTAAATCCAGGTTGTTGGTTGGTGTGAGCCTGGCCGTTCTCCCTGCCTAGGATCTTTTTGCCAACTGGGAGGGTCCCGGGAGGGCACCACTGATTACACACAACAGCCCCTGTGGGAAATCACGTGTCCGTGCCCAGAGCTGCCGGTCCTTCCTGCCCTCACCTAACCTGCTATAGCTACTTTGGTGTGAGTTGGTTTAACACAGACACTGTGATCCGGAGTCCTGGGGAAGCGGGGGCTCTTCACGCACCTCAGCCACAGGCTTACATCTGTCCTGTTGCCCTCTTTGTAGCTGAGGAGCCAAAGGAGAAGACCTCCCGGAAGGCAGCTGAGCCAGGTGAGAGACGCCCCGGAACACGCGCTCACCGTGGGGTCCTCTCTGATCTGGCCTGGGTAGGGGGAACCCTCTGACCCGCCTCTTCTGCCCCGTCCCTCACTCTGCAGAGCTGATGGGAACCCTTGATGGCATCTGCTACCCTCCACCACCAGTACCTAGACAGGCGTCGCCCCAGAACCTGGGGACCCCTGGCCTGCTGCACCCCCAGACCTCACCCCTGCTGCACTCATTAGTGGGCCAACATATCCTGTCTGTCCAGCAGTTCACCAAGGATCAggtgcctgggggagggaggagggggatacCCAGAGCTTTGAGGACCTGGAGAGTCGGGGCTAGGGCCCTTGGGGGCCACCGCCTTTCCAGCTGACTTGGGATCTTTCTTAGATGTCTCACCTGTTCAATGTGGCACACACGCTGCGCATGATGGTGCAGAAGGAGCGGAGCCTCGACATCCTCAAGGTCAGGGTCAGGGCTGTGGGCTGGGGATCCAGACccgtgtcagcagggctgtgcggTGGTCAGAGGGGTCTCCCTCCCCTGCCATAGGTCCCCTCGTGTGAGTCCACAGCCTCCATAGGTAAGCCCTACTCTGGGAGGTCCTGCTTCTCTAGGCCGCCCCCGTGTTTGCCCTCTTCCGCTCAGTATTCAGCTGACTTGCGAGGCCCTGAGCACCAGCACACAGGCCCACTAATCTGGTCACTTGGTTGGTGCTGATGTATTCGTGGGAGAGAAGCCTAGGGTATTTCCTTCTCTCCCAGAGAATGAATGTCTCGTTCAGACTCTTAACAATGGCTTTTTGAAGGCAGACCTTTAGCTCAGAGTGACACTATGGTGGAAATGTCAAGGCTACAACAGGTCATGGGAAGGTTTGGGGGACAGGGTTCTAGCACCCCTCTTGCGTAAGTTGGGGAGGCGGGCATCAGCCCATGCGCTCCCCAAGGTGAtcacgtgtgtgcacacatgaCTCCCGCCTCCCCCAGGGGAAGGTGATGGCCTCCATGTTCTTCGAGGTGAGCACGCGGACCAGCAGCTCCTTTGCAGCGGCCATGGCCCGGCTGGGGGGCGCCGTGCTCAGCTTCTCAGAAGCCACGTCCTCCGTCCAGAAGGGTGAATCCCTGGCTGACTCGGTGCAGACCATGAGCTGCTACGCCGACGTCGTGGTGCTGCGGCACCCCCAGCCTGGAGCAGTGGAGGTGAGGCCAGCCTGTGTGCCGGGGCAGGATTGATTTGGCTGGACCCAGGGACACGAGGGCCCTTCTGCCCACACTTCCTGTGACTGCAGGTCTCAGTCGGGCCAGATGGGTGCGGGGACCCCAGGAGGAGTGGGGCTGCGGCAGGGAGTGGGGGTCCCTGAGACGCAGAAGACAGGATTCTCCTTCCTTGTTCCCGTGTTCACAGCTGGCAGCCAAGCACTGCCGGAGGCCAGTGATCAATGCCGGGGATGGGGTCGGAGAGCATCCCACCCAGGCCTTGCTGGACATCTTCACCATCCGGGAGGAGCTTGGGACGGTCAACGGCATGACGGTGAGGGTGGTGGCAGGAGTTGGAGGCCTGCCTGGTGATGGTCTGGAGAGGGGGACAGTGAGGGGGTGGTTTCTGCATTTCAGCGCATGTTGCCCGCATTCTGAGGCCTACATTCTGGTCCTGAGGCCGAGAGGTGCCTCCTAAACTGAGAGCTAATTCTGTTTTGCAGTAGAGAGAGCAGGTGGTGAGGATATTAAGTGTTAAAGTGGGGGTGCGGGGGTGCTCAGTCTGGGGGCCCTCTTGGTGACCGGCTTCCTCCCCAGATCACAATGGTTGGGGACCTGAAGCACGGACGCACAGTGCATTCACTGGCCTGCCTGCTCACCCAGTATCGCGTCAGCCTGCGCTACGTGGCGCCTCCCAGCCTGCACATGCCCCCCAACGTGCGGGCTTTCGTGGCGTCCCGCGGAACCAAGCAGGTCAGGCCCTGGGAGCCCGTGGGGGACCTGGGTTGGGCGGTCAGTGCTGGCACCACACTCACCCTGGCCGGGCCTCACCCTCCAGGAGGAATTTGAGAGCATTGAGGAGGCACTGCCCGACACTGACGTGCTCTACATGACCCGCATCCAGAAGGAGCGCTTCGGTTCTAGCCAGGAGTATGAAGCTGTGAGCACGAGGGTTGAGAAGCCAGGGCTGGAGCTGCTGGGCATCCCGACTAGCAGCCAGGAAAGCTGGGTCCCTTGCTTGCGATAACTGAGTGCGAGGAGCGGGGGGGTGGAACCCAGGCTCGTGGGCTCATAGCCACCCCTGCCCGGACGTGCTAACGGGGCCCCTCTCTGCCTCACAGTGCTTTGGCCAGTTCATCCTCACTCCCCACATCATGACCCGGGCCAAGAAGAAGATGGTGGTGATGCACCCAATGCCCCGAGTCAATGAGATAAGGTGACATGGCATCAAAATTGAGGATATGGGGGC is drawn from Mesoplodon densirostris isolate mMesDen1 chromosome 14, mMesDen1 primary haplotype, whole genome shotgun sequence and contains these coding sequences:
- the CAD gene encoding CAD protein isoform X1, with the protein product MAALVLEDGSVLRGQPFGASVSTAGEVVFQTGMVGYPEALTDPSYKAQILVLTYPLIGNYGIPPDEVDEFGLSKWFESSGIHVAGLVVGECCPTPSHWSATRTLHEWLQQRGIPGLQGVDTRELTKKLREQGSLLGKLVQDGTEPSTLPFLDPNARALVPEVSIKVPRVFNSGGTPRILALDCGLKYNQIRCLCQRGAEVTVVPWDHALDSQEYEGLFLSNGPGDPASYPSVVSTLSRVLSEPNPRPVFGICLGHQLLALAIGAKTYKMRYGNRGHNQPCLLVGSGRCFLTSQNHGFAVETDSLPASWLPLFTNANDHSNEGIVHESLPFFSVQFHPEHQAGPSDMELLFDIFLDTVKEATTRNPGGQTVRERLAERLCLPGIPTPGSGLPPPRKVLILGSGGLSIGQAGEFDYSGSQAIKALKEENIQTLLINPNIATVQTSQGLADKVYFLPITPHYVTQVIRNERPDGVLLTFGGQTALNCGVELTKAGVLARYGVRVLGTPVETIELTEDRRAFASRMAEIGEHVAPSEAANSLEQAQAAAERLGYPVLVRAAFALGGLGSGFASNKEELSALVAPAFAHTSQVLVDKSLKGWKEIEYEVVRDTYGNCVTVCNMENLDPLGIHTGESIVVAPSQTLNDREYQLLRQTAIKVTQHLGIVGECNVQYALNPESEQYYIIEVNARLSRSSALASKATGYPLAYVAAKLALGIPLPELRNSVTGGTAAFEPSLDYCVVKIPRWDLSKFLRVSTKIGSCMKSVGEVMGIGRSFEEAFQKALRMVDENCVGFDHTVKPVSDVELETPTDKRIFVVAAALWAGYSVDRLYELTRIDRWFLHRMKRIVAHTQLLEQHRGQSLPLHLLQQAKRLGFSDKQIALAVLSTELAVRKLRQELGICPAVKQIDTVAAEWPAQTNYLYLTYWGTTHDLSFRTPHVLVLGSGVYRIGSSVEFDWCAVGCIQQLRKMGYKTIMVNYNPETVSTDYDMCDRLYFDEISFEVVMDIYELENPEGVILSMGGQLPNNMAMALHRQQCRVLGTSPEAIDSAENRFKFSRLLDTIGISQPQWRELSDLESARQFCQTVGYPCVVRPSYVLSGAAMNVAYTDGDLERFLSSAAAVSKEHPVVISKFIQEAKEIDVDAVACDGVVAAIAISEHVENAGVHSGDATLVTPPQDITAKTLERIKAIVHAVGQELQVTGPFNLQLIAKDDQLKVIECNVRVSRSFPFVSKTLGVDLVALATRVIMGEEVDPVGLMTGSGVVGVKVPQFSFSRLAGADVVLGVEMTSTGEVAGFGESRCEAYLKAMLSTGFKIPKKNILLTIGSYKNKSELLPTVRLLESLGYSLYASLGTADFYTEHGVKVTAVDWHFEEAVNGESPPQRSILEQLAEKNFELVINLSMRGAGGRRLSSFVTKGYRTRRLAADFSVPLIIDIKCTKLFVEALGQMGPAPPLKVHVDCMTSQKLVRLPGLIDIHVHLREPGGTHKEDFASGTAAALAGGITMVCAMPNTRPPIIDAPALALAQKLAEAAARCDYALFLGASSENAGTLGAVAGSAAGLKLYLNETFSELRLDSVAQWMEHFETWPSHLPIVAHAERQSVAAVLMVAQLTQRSVHICHVARKEEILLIKAAKARGLPVTCEVAPHHLFLSRDDLEHLGPGKGEVRPELGSRQDVEALWENMAVIDCFASDHAPHAVEEKCGPQPPPGFPGLETMLPLLLTAVSEGRLSLDDLLQRLHHNPRRIFHLPPQEDTYVEVDLEHEWTVPNHMPFSKAHWTPFEGQKVKGTVRRVVLRGEVAYIDGQVLVPPGYGQDVRKWPQGAVPQLTPSAPAASELNTTPERPRRGIPALPDGRFHLPPRIHRASDPGLPAVFLRLGAGIPWGSRAWAEEPKEKTSRKAAEPELMGTLDGICYPPPPVPRQASPQNLGTPGLLHPQTSPLLHSLVGQHILSVQQFTKDQMSHLFNVAHTLRMMVQKERSLDILKGKVMASMFFEVSTRTSSSFAAAMARLGGAVLSFSEATSSVQKGESLADSVQTMSCYADVVVLRHPQPGAVELAAKHCRRPVINAGDGVGEHPTQALLDIFTIREELGTVNGMTITMVGDLKHGRTVHSLACLLTQYRVSLRYVAPPSLHMPPNVRAFVASRGTKQEEFESIEEALPDTDVLYMTRIQKERFGSSQEYEACFGQFILTPHIMTRAKKKMVVMHPMPRVNEISVEVDSDPRAAYFRQAENGMYIRMALLATVLGRF